The following are from one region of the Vanessa cardui chromosome 3, ilVanCard2.1, whole genome shotgun sequence genome:
- the LOC124543896 gene encoding uncharacterized protein LOC124543896 produces the protein MTMTRIAAKMIITKFITFILICNVQCNADKTCINNMPLQNFRRQMEEIRPVKPSKTEKDETNKNLVNFLVSNVKQIFEDTDEPTILLEPDLTAENNNTIEISKTNKKLTKALDKNGSIASNMSEILIFNKITKNNGSAKQTSVGSSANDTQRKEPNLLKKTFIQDSKQEIAKAKSFNSSLIKMSFIENDGSIPKRSCISCNNIMSMGCNDPKNKLIPSVICKNNEDMCYSQHTPFGIVNRGCFNIYRNLTTYVCSCNLCNYISISEMPHIFSMKRDWIENVIELSRTKSFRKSIFKDMSCLRCEVNATKAGVMTEDVSADTNCLEGHISALPIQECAENEICGVKAIRSEGYIWRGCLTNPLYNYWWKFCDSDLCNHDSLVSIYEESL, from the exons ATGACAATGACAAGAATAGCAGCAAAGATGATAATTACgaaattcattacatttattttaatatgtaatgttCAGTGTAACGCTGACAAAACGTGTATAAACAATATGCCGTTACAAAATTTTAGAAGACAAATGGAAGAAATTCGTCCAGTAAAACCATCAAAAACAGAGAaagatgaaacaaataaaaatctagTAAATTTTTTAGTTAGTAACGTTAAACAGATATTCGAAGATACGGATGAACCCACTATTCTTCTTGAACCTGATCTTACTGCTGAAAACAACAATACCATTGAAATatctaaaacaaacaaaaaattaacaaaagcaCTAGATAAGAATGGTAGCATTGCATCAAATATGAGTGAAATattgatattcaataaaattactaaaaataatggtAGTGCAAAACAAACGAGTGTTGGATCTAGTGCTAACGATACTCAAAGAAAAGAGcccaatttattaaaaaaaactttcatacAAGATTCAAAGCAAGAAATTGCAAAAGCAAAATCATTCAATtcgtcattaataaaaatgtcttttataGAAAATGATGGTAGCATTCCAAAACGTTCCTGCAtatcatgtaataatattatgtcaatGGGATGTAATgatccaaaaaataaatt gataCCTTcagttatttgtaaaaataatgaagATATGTGTTACTCTCAGCACACGCCATTCGGTATAGTAAATCGTGGATGTTTCAACATATACCGTAACCTGACTACATACGTTTGTTCCTGTAATCTTTGTAACTACATTTCAATTTCCGAAATGCctcatatattttcaatgaaaagAGATTGGATTGAAAATGTTATAGAACTGTCTCGAACGAAAAGTTTCaggaaatctatatttaaagatatgtcTTGCTTAAGATGTGAAGTAAATGCAACTAAAGCTGGTGTGATGACTGAGGATGTGAGTGCTGATACAAATTGCTTAGAAGGTCATAT AAGTGCACTCCCCATACAAGAGTGCGCTGAAAACGAAATTTGTGGTGTAAAAGCTATTAGGAGCGAGGGCTATATCTGGCGAGGATGTTTGACCAATCCCTTGTACAATTACTGGTGGAAATTCTGTGACAGCGATTTATGTAATCACGATAGCCTCGTATCAATTTACGAAGAATCTCTATGA